Proteins encoded in a region of the Pseudomonadota bacterium genome:
- a CDS encoding response regulator, which yields MPLSISYLFNPQNYFFSYYGVPVFLVGIYSFILGTYILDVRQRNIFGLKFFAACLCTSVWLVSIGFSFCSGNKELAQFWCKITMCAVAFIPFTQFSFNAEIAPRIKETKMYDFLFYGALVFSLVFSLFSLFSDLFVSDVRKFFWGYYPIVGPVGYLFVGFFGFLGFFTLKALHQGYGRSVSLRERARIKIMVYAVTIGYLASVDFIAVFGFSFYPFGYSFILVMISAWTYVAIRYHLMDITPQTAATETFAAMPSALIVTDLDGRIKLVNKRTCKLLGHNESDLLEKYLGKILSIPEEYLEVEKLLEKPILDDELDLTAGDGETHTISLSVSVIRNWENDPIGLSYVMLDVSRRKIAEQKALIAMNEVEASRDKLQHTIDELSGILSKIVSDKGLDLDTPQFVKNPLIPNCWELKNCNIKQCPAYGKVGIRCWHVVGTLCKEVVNVSFVRKLDTCIACEVFRISTTSQLYEIREAFNNMLQILINSERELINSREAAEKANKAKSEFLANMSHEIRTPMNGIIGMAEIGMSVAIDEKTRNLIKTISFEANLLNILLNDILDLSKIESGKMILENISFDLRQLMDNFSRSFSLIAEQNDINYYCFLSPDLKTEIIGDPTRLRQILTNLTGNAIKFTPEGGEILVKGEIEEQTDKEVTVYFEVTDTGIGIAAEKHSTIFESFTQEFGSTSREYGGTGLGTTISKQIVELMGGEIGLESEKGKGTTFWFRLTLQKGGNLFTTGPDKTILHGRNVLLVNDNNKMRYILNQYLASWGCSVSEAANASEALELCRSAQDKHLSYDMLVAEIKLEAMDGLELVKRVRQLNDNTDMMVIMTTLSGHRGDGERCQAAGVDGYLSNPFTYSDLYKTLIEVLELEGNELGRIESGLVTKHSVSDHRNRAFNILLVEDYPTNQKVAITHLKSFGCTVELAENGEQAVKAYLENNFDLVFMDVQMPVMDGLIATRTIREHEKSSGRVHVPIIAMTANAMKGDREKCIESGMDDYISKPLKKIGIADMIDRWATSGKNATHPSASPDCTETLTEPLHALPFDLDRAIKEYEGERGVVIEIIDEFLLDVRKQLETIARAIDESDAEIIRREAHSIKGGARNITAEPMADAAAALEDAGKSADMGNAGLALKKLEEEIDHFASYYRKAITGPP from the coding sequence ATGCCTCTTAGTATCTCTTATCTTTTTAACCCTCAAAATTATTTTTTCTCCTATTACGGGGTTCCTGTTTTCCTTGTTGGGATTTACAGTTTTATCCTTGGCACCTATATACTTGATGTACGGCAGAGAAATATTTTTGGGCTGAAATTTTTTGCAGCCTGCCTTTGTACGTCGGTCTGGCTTGTTTCAATTGGATTTTCCTTTTGCAGTGGTAACAAAGAGTTGGCTCAATTCTGGTGCAAAATTACAATGTGTGCTGTTGCCTTTATCCCTTTTACCCAGTTTTCATTTAATGCTGAGATTGCTCCCCGTATTAAAGAGACAAAGATGTACGATTTTCTTTTTTACGGGGCCTTGGTGTTCTCTTTAGTGTTTTCGTTATTTAGTCTGTTTTCCGACTTGTTTGTAAGTGACGTAAGAAAATTTTTCTGGGGATATTATCCCATCGTGGGGCCGGTTGGATATCTGTTTGTCGGGTTTTTTGGTTTTTTGGGTTTTTTTACGCTAAAGGCCTTGCATCAGGGCTATGGCAGGTCAGTCTCTTTAAGAGAACGAGCTCGAATCAAAATAATGGTCTATGCCGTAACCATTGGATATCTCGCTTCAGTTGATTTTATAGCTGTTTTTGGATTCTCGTTCTATCCATTTGGTTACTCTTTTATCCTGGTGATGATATCGGCGTGGACCTATGTGGCGATCCGTTATCATCTGATGGATATTACTCCGCAGACTGCTGCAACTGAGACCTTTGCAGCAATGCCGAGTGCGTTAATTGTTACTGATCTTGATGGCAGGATAAAGTTGGTAAACAAGCGAACCTGTAAACTACTTGGTCATAATGAATCGGATCTGTTGGAAAAATATTTGGGAAAAATTTTAAGTATACCAGAAGAGTATTTGGAAGTTGAAAAACTCCTGGAGAAACCAATACTTGATGATGAGTTGGATCTCACCGCTGGTGACGGGGAGACCCATACAATTTCGCTCTCTGTTTCAGTCATTAGAAATTGGGAAAATGACCCCATTGGCCTCTCTTATGTAATGCTTGATGTATCTCGACGGAAAATAGCCGAACAAAAGGCTTTAATTGCTATGAACGAGGTGGAAGCGTCAAGGGATAAATTACAGCATACAATCGATGAACTTTCTGGAATCCTGTCAAAAATTGTTTCAGATAAAGGATTGGACCTGGACACTCCACAGTTCGTGAAAAATCCATTGATACCAAATTGCTGGGAACTAAAGAATTGCAATATTAAACAGTGTCCAGCGTATGGAAAAGTTGGGATCAGGTGCTGGCATGTGGTTGGTACTCTATGTAAAGAAGTGGTTAATGTGTCTTTTGTAAGAAAGTTGGATACCTGCATCGCCTGTGAGGTTTTCAGGATTTCAACGACTAGTCAACTCTATGAAATCCGCGAAGCTTTCAATAACATGCTCCAAATCCTGATCAATTCAGAGAGAGAGCTCATTAATTCCCGGGAAGCTGCAGAAAAGGCCAACAAAGCAAAAAGTGAATTTTTGGCCAACATGAGCCATGAAATCAGGACGCCAATGAACGGCATTATCGGTATGGCGGAAATCGGCATGTCTGTGGCTATAGATGAAAAGACCAGAAATCTTATTAAAACAATTTCTTTCGAGGCAAATTTACTCAATATCCTGCTCAATGATATTCTCGACCTCTCCAAGATCGAATCCGGTAAAATGATACTTGAAAACATCTCCTTCGACCTCAGGCAGTTGATGGATAATTTCTCCCGAAGTTTCTCTCTGATAGCAGAGCAAAATGACATAAACTACTACTGCTTTTTATCACCCGATCTTAAGACAGAGATTATCGGCGACCCGACAAGGCTCAGGCAGATACTGACTAATCTGACCGGCAATGCCATAAAATTTACACCCGAGGGCGGCGAAATTTTGGTAAAGGGTGAAATCGAGGAGCAGACCGATAAAGAGGTTACTGTATATTTTGAGGTAACAGACACCGGGATTGGGATTGCAGCGGAAAAGCATTCCACAATTTTTGAAAGCTTCACCCAGGAATTCGGTTCAACCTCCAGGGAATATGGCGGAACAGGTCTCGGCACCACCATCAGCAAGCAAATTGTTGAGCTCATGGGAGGTGAAATAGGGCTGGAGAGCGAGAAGGGCAAAGGGACAACCTTCTGGTTCAGGCTTACTCTGCAAAAAGGGGGGAATCTGTTTACGACGGGACCAGACAAGACAATCCTTCATGGAAGAAATGTCCTGCTTGTCAATGACAACAATAAAATGCGGTATATTCTCAATCAATACCTTGCCTCATGGGGTTGCTCGGTCTCTGAAGCCGCAAATGCAAGTGAGGCGCTGGAATTGTGTCGCAGTGCCCAGGATAAACACCTTTCATATGATATGCTGGTTGCAGAAATCAAACTGGAGGCCATGGATGGATTAGAGCTCGTGAAGCGGGTCAGGCAATTGAATGATAATACTGATATGATGGTAATCATGACAACGTTGTCCGGCCACAGGGGTGACGGTGAAAGATGTCAGGCAGCCGGAGTTGACGGCTATCTGAGCAACCCCTTTACATACAGCGACCTCTATAAAACGTTAATTGAGGTCCTCGAGCTTGAGGGCAATGAACTGGGCAGGATAGAAAGTGGACTGGTCACAAAACATTCTGTTTCAGACCATCGAAACAGAGCATTTAATATTCTTTTAGTGGAAGATTACCCCACCAACCAGAAAGTGGCGATAACCCATCTGAAATCATTTGGCTGTACGGTTGAACTTGCAGAAAACGGAGAACAGGCCGTAAAGGCATATCTGGAGAATAATTTCGATCTTGTTTTCATGGACGTACAGATGCCGGTAATGGACGGCCTGATCGCCACCCGCACCATACGGGAGCATGAGAAATCATCAGGCAGGGTGCATGTGCCTATTATTGCCATGACCGCCAACGCAATGAAAGGGGACCGTGAAAAATGCATCGAGTCAGGCATGGATGACTACATTTCAAAGCCTCTGAAAAAAATCGGCATCGCAGACATGATCGACAGATGGGCAACTTCTGGGAAAAATGCCACGCACCCAAGTGCTTCTCCAGATTGCACCGAAACCCTCACCGAGCCTTTACATGCGCTCCCCTTCGATCTGGACAGGGCTATCAAAGAATACGAAGGGGAGAGGGGGGTGGTTATTGAAATAATCGACGAGTTTCTGCTGGATGTAAGAAAGCAGCTTGAGACAATCGCCCGGGCAATTGACGAATCTGACGCCGAAATTATCAGAAGAGAGGCACATTCGATAAAAGGAGGTGCCAGAAATATTACGGCAGAACCGATGGCTGATGCGGCAGCAGCCCTTGAGGATGCCGGCAAGTCTGCTGATATGGGAAATGCTGGTCTTGCCTTGAAAAAACTAGAAGAGGAAATAGATCATTTTGCATCATATTACAGAAAAGCTATAACAGGCCCTCCATGA
- a CDS encoding response regulator: MRILIVEDEKLSQKKMQLIMQNFGECDLVANGISAIDLFKKAWEARAPYDIITLDITLHEMSGIDVLMQIKDLESSMEIPSAKQAKIIMVTSHKDRDNITTCLTAGCSDYIIKPFTKEPIIACLRKVFLKYAQENFSKNSD, encoded by the coding sequence TTGCGTATTCTAATTGTTGAAGATGAAAAATTGAGCCAGAAAAAAATGCAGCTTATCATGCAGAACTTTGGCGAATGCGATCTGGTGGCAAACGGTATCAGCGCCATCGACCTGTTTAAAAAGGCCTGGGAAGCTCGCGCCCCCTACGACATCATAACCCTCGATATAACCCTCCATGAAATGAGCGGGATTGATGTCCTTATGCAGATAAAAGATCTGGAAAGCAGTATGGAAATACCGTCGGCAAAACAGGCAAAGATTATCATGGTGACTTCCCATAAAGACCGCGACAATATCACCACCTGTCTAACCGCAGGCTGCTCGGACTATATTATTAAACCCTTCACCAAAGAACCCATCATTGCCTGTTTGCGAAAAGTATTTTTAAAATATGCCCAGGAGAACTTTTCGAAAAATAGCGATTGA
- a CDS encoding 4Fe-4S binding protein, translating to QMQALEKDGAVHTIWTMITPFIGAICNCQPGDCLGLRTLAIDVETMYRGEQMAVVDVSLCNGCGLCEEACHFGAISSSGSGEECKAEIDSGKCFGCGLCRNNCPQDAIGMIVRH from the coding sequence GCCAGATGCAGGCCCTGGAAAAAGACGGCGCAGTGCACACGATCTGGACGATGATCACCCCCTTTATCGGCGCCATCTGTAATTGTCAGCCCGGCGACTGTCTCGGGCTGCGCACCCTTGCCATTGATGTTGAGACCATGTATCGCGGCGAACAGATGGCGGTGGTGGATGTCTCACTGTGCAATGGCTGTGGTTTGTGCGAGGAGGCCTGTCATTTTGGCGCCATCAGCAGCAGCGGTTCTGGAGAAGAATGTAAGGCGGAGATTGATTCCGGAAAATGTTTCGGCTGCGGTTTATGCCGCAATAATTGCCCGCAGGATGCTATCGGCATGATAGTTAGGCACTAA
- a CDS encoding class A beta-lactamase-related serine hydrolase, which yields MLKFRQLAEHKAGLLLYTILILLAGTGIGFWLRDFMESIPEAPQDHFEIRASGYNYINPLLDCELTQGSNENKELEPFEKGVEKIIENRLASGLITNTSVYFRDLNNGPWFSIRPTENFSPASLLKVPLMMGILKKAESTPELLSKTLWFAGGTDYNTLQEIYPENSLRPGTAYTIEALLNNMIVYSDNNAAALLEDFFSAEVMGDVYKVAGLKAPSGRNDSQISVEAYSRFFRILFNASYLNKTMSEKALGYIARVELHDGLLSSIPGNITVAHKFGEEVHDQGIKQLHECGIVYYPGHPYLLCVMTEGKNFVEMDDTVLQVSQFVYSAVNQQLK from the coding sequence ATGCTGAAATTTCGCCAACTGGCTGAGCACAAGGCCGGTTTATTATTGTACACGATCCTTATTCTCCTGGCCGGGACCGGCATCGGTTTCTGGCTGCGAGACTTTATGGAAAGCATACCGGAAGCGCCTCAGGATCACTTCGAAATCCGGGCCAGCGGCTACAACTATATCAATCCGCTGCTGGATTGCGAGTTGACCCAAGGGTCCAACGAGAACAAGGAACTGGAACCCTTTGAAAAGGGCGTTGAAAAAATTATCGAGAATCGGCTGGCAAGCGGTCTGATCACCAATACCTCCGTCTATTTCCGTGATCTTAATAACGGACCCTGGTTCAGTATCCGGCCGACGGAGAATTTTTCACCGGCCAGCCTGCTCAAAGTTCCGCTGATGATGGGGATTTTGAAAAAAGCCGAGTCAACCCCGGAATTACTGAGCAAAACCCTCTGGTTCGCCGGAGGTACCGACTATAATACGTTGCAGGAGATTTATCCGGAAAACAGCCTCCGTCCGGGAACAGCTTATACCATCGAAGCCCTGCTGAACAACATGATCGTCTATTCCGACAATAATGCCGCCGCTCTGCTGGAGGATTTTTTCAGCGCTGAGGTCATGGGTGATGTCTATAAAGTCGCCGGACTCAAAGCGCCTTCGGGGAGGAATGACAGCCAGATTTCCGTTGAGGCATACAGCCGGTTTTTCCGGATCCTGTTCAATGCCTCCTATCTGAACAAGACGATGTCGGAAAAGGCCTTGGGATACATTGCCAGGGTAGAACTGCATGACGGGTTGCTCAGTTCCATCCCGGGTAATATCACCGTTGCCCATAAGTTCGGGGAAGAAGTGCATGATCAAGGGATAAAGCAGCTGCATGAATGCGGCATTGTCTATTATCCCGGCCATCCCTACCTGCTCTGTGTGATGACCGAGGGGAAAAATTTCGTGGAGATGGATGATACTGTCCTGCAGGTCTCGCAATTCGTCTATTCGGCTGTTAACCAGCAACTCAAGTGA